A region from the Melioribacter roseus P3M-2 genome encodes:
- a CDS encoding T9SS type A sorting domain-containing protein gives MLYQYSNYSGSSRDARYNYWGGSAPAVEGTVNYTPYLTTPHANVGPDWTLSKKSFNNKAVDENNPLADAWKEYFNKNYTKSKEMAKALFQSRNTEEQSCEILFLWMKSAMREGTLKEEENTLLSINKDNSIYELTRYESLRWLSKLAVSRGEFKKAEEYALSIPNTSLMGREILFDVASEIMNKWGDIEKAESILDKLTERYDDNETYKEKQFVIGLYNKKNIYSRPNKKEENQNIENISNLVSLSEAYPNPFNPTTVISYSIPNDSKVTLKVFDILGREVTTLVNEVKPAGTYQVNFNGNNLSSGIYIYSLITDKQIITKKMLLIK, from the coding sequence ATGCTTTATCAGTATTCAAACTATTCGGGATCATCAAGAGACGCACGCTATAACTATTGGGGAGGTAGCGCCCCCGCAGTAGAAGGAACAGTAAATTATACACCCTATCTTACAACACCCCATGCTAATGTTGGTCCCGATTGGACTTTATCTAAAAAGAGTTTCAACAATAAAGCAGTTGATGAGAATAATCCATTGGCAGATGCTTGGAAGGAGTATTTCAACAAAAACTATACTAAATCGAAAGAAATGGCGAAAGCTCTTTTTCAAAGCAGAAACACAGAGGAACAATCTTGTGAAATATTATTCCTTTGGATGAAATCGGCTATGCGTGAAGGAACCTTAAAGGAAGAAGAAAATACCTTGTTGTCTATAAATAAGGATAATTCGATATATGAACTGACAAGATATGAATCTTTAAGATGGCTATCTAAGCTTGCGGTCAGCAGAGGTGAATTTAAGAAGGCCGAGGAATATGCTTTATCGATTCCCAATACATCATTAATGGGACGAGAAATATTGTTTGATGTGGCGAGTGAAATAATGAATAAATGGGGGGATATAGAAAAAGCAGAGAGTATACTCGATAAATTGACGGAAAGATATGATGATAATGAAACATATAAGGAAAAACAATTTGTAATAGGTTTGTATAATAAAAAGAATATATATTCCAGACCGAATAAAAAAGAGGAAAATCAAAATATTGAGAATATTAGTAATTTAGTTAGTTTAAGTGAAGCATATCCTAACCCTTTTAATCCGACAACAGTAATATCCTATTCAATTCCGAACGACAGTAAAGTGACGTTAAAAGTATTTGACATTTTGGGAAGAGAAGTAACAACGCTGGTAAATGAAGTTAAACCGGCGGGAACATACCAAGTAAATTTTAATGGCAACAACCTTTCAAGCGGAATTTATATATACAGTCTGATAACAGATAAACAAATAATAACGAAAAAGATG
- a CDS encoding WD40/YVTN/BNR-like repeat-containing protein, which yields MKIQSKIWLTILVVIIGILQFSCKNNGIEPVLPTDTTWIYLGLKGESISSMAIDPTNPDVIYVSGTSKLLKTTNGGNTWDSLYQAVFYSMVIDPRNSQTIYGGLVKIIKSTDGGHSWNDCSEGIMYDGFSSVKFLEIDPNNSNILYAGTAALSGGAFYKSVDAGSSWKVKLNSSVLSMAVDPKNSSIIYVGGDGVYKSIDTGENWTFVGRPSGYVAAIVIDPKNSERVIVGCGWKDGSLFKSENGGESWEAFAEGIPDRSNVMKLVSLKSNGDLYAVVVNTEGGGVYRRRYSDSQWQKIGIDSVQIDDYYNDLIIDPDERYLYLGSAGGVYRLKLN from the coding sequence ATGAAAATACAATCGAAAATATGGTTGACGATTTTAGTAGTTATCATAGGGATACTACAATTTAGTTGTAAAAATAATGGAATTGAACCGGTATTACCAACAGATACTACATGGATATACCTTGGTCTCAAGGGTGAGAGTATCTCTTCAATGGCAATTGATCCAACAAATCCAGACGTAATTTATGTTAGTGGTACGAGTAAATTGTTGAAAACAACAAACGGCGGTAATACATGGGATAGTTTATATCAAGCAGTTTTTTATTCAATGGTAATTGATCCAAGAAATTCTCAAACAATATATGGAGGATTAGTTAAAATAATAAAAAGTACAGATGGAGGGCATTCTTGGAATGACTGTTCGGAAGGAATAATGTATGATGGATTTTCATCAGTGAAATTTTTGGAAATTGATCCTAACAACTCGAATATTTTATATGCTGGTACCGCGGCGCTTTCCGGGGGAGCTTTTTATAAAAGTGTTGACGCGGGGTCAAGCTGGAAGGTAAAGCTGAACAGCAGCGTATTAAGTATGGCTGTAGACCCTAAAAACAGCAGCATTATATATGTAGGTGGTGATGGAGTTTATAAAAGCATAGATACCGGGGAGAATTGGACATTTGTAGGAAGACCGTCCGGATATGTTGCCGCTATAGTTATAGATCCCAAAAATTCAGAGAGAGTAATTGTAGGATGTGGTTGGAAAGACGGTAGTCTTTTCAAAAGCGAAAACGGGGGAGAAAGTTGGGAAGCCTTTGCTGAAGGAATCCCGGATAGAAGTAATGTAATGAAACTTGTTTCCCTGAAAAGTAATGGTGATTTATACGCAGTTGTAGTCAATACTGAAGGAGGAGGAGTATATCGGCGTCGATATTCGGATTCGCAATGGCAAAAAATAGGGATAGATAGTGTGCAAATAGATGATTACTACAACGACTTAATAATAGATCCCGATGAAAGATACCTTTACTTAGGCAGCGCTGGCGGTGTCTATAGGCTGAAATTAAATTAG